In Plasmodium coatneyi strain Hackeri chromosome 8, complete sequence, the genomic stretch GTCTGTGtggtgcaaaaaaggggcaataGGTGCACCGTTAAACGTAACGTGATTGTAAACTAAGTGGTCACTATCCATATCGTATATAAAACGAAACACATTCTTCaggtgaataaaaaatttcgatAAAAGTTGATGCTTTCTCGAATggtattttgaaaaattggcCAGCAGCATATTTCGCACAGCGCCTTCCTCAGCACtaataaaaacgaaaaacagCGAGGATGTGAATAATTCCTGCAACTGGTCATTTTCGCATAGTAACTTCAGCATGTGTATGTAATATtcgtaattatttttatactgCAGATTTTTGAAGGTGATAATATTTATAAGCAATTCGAAGTAAAACAGGTAATCTGAGAGGTGCACTTTTTGGTCCACCATTTCCACTTCCTCATTtaagagtttttttttttttctcacttctGTATCATTTGTCTTGCTCAAATAATTTATCGTGTTGATCAAAATGCCATCCACAACACTGTGCATCTTATCTttgtaaattaaaaacaaaaacagaaatAGCTCCTTGTAGATGTTCTCCTTGCCTTGGTTAATGTAGTAATTTTCgataaatttttctattaaGTAAAAATTGACATTTTCGAAGCAGGATTGGAAATACAGGAACAGGTAGAAGCAATCTAGTTCTTTGTCTAGACACTCTATTTGTGTGATTGTTCCTGGTGGCAAGGTCTCTCCCGCCTGGTCACCACCATCACGGCCGTCTATGCTTTTTAATATAGtacccttttttctctcctttcctcctttcttcgtGACagcctcttcctccttgccGCTTCCCTTCGTGGCCGCTTCGCTCCCTGGCTTTGCACTGGTCACTATGCTCGCATAGTACTCCCTCATCTCCTTCTCGTCATTCTCATCTGGCAGGAAAAGTCCATCCAAATTGAACCTGTTATCATTAACAAGTAAACTCCCCCCGTTAACTTCCCTCCGTACAACGTTAAGCAGCAACTGGAACTTTCTGTCTGCATATTCGCTCGCCCGTCTgaagtttttattttgataCTGAGATATGTTGTATAGCGACCGATATATTccgaagaaggaatgttggTTAATAAAGttgattaaattttttagcaaaaagtctaaaatttctttttcattttttataatattttttaaaaatattcttctgcAGCAGTCACATACATTTTCAATGAATTcctttttgctaattttgtCGCTAATTTTGTTGCCAATTTTGTTGCTAATTTTGttgggttttttttccttaatgaaATATTCATACAGGAAAAACGCTTTCTGCAGAAATTCtacaatttcttcatttacGAGATGGTCGTCTAGTTTTTCCTTACAGAAGGCATTTAAGATGGCcacattttcctcattgtacatatttttttctttaaaaaataacagagCTGCATTTTTCAAGTTTTTGCTGtctaccccctttttgaagTGGATTGTGTCGTCTCCCTTAATTGTGCttagccattttttcttctcttctatACTCTCGTTGCACGTAAGTGAACGTGTATTTCCATTTGCGTTTTTCATATTTCGCGTCAGTCCTTTgagctactttttttctgtcacTATTGTCAGGGGGTGCTAGATATGCCACGCTTCGTGGGAACACAAGGGTGTATATGCCTGAGCATGTATATGTGGTATTCACACGAAAACTCATTCACCTATGCGCTGCGCATGTATGTACAACTCGTGGAACAGATACTCTCCTTTCAGAGGATCGTGAACCATATGCTCCATCCAATTCTGTGCACGATTTGGATGCAACTCAACGTGTGTGTTCGTTCACCTGTTGCATAATTCGTGTACACTTAATATCTCAAATcaaagttacaaaaaaaaaaaaaaaaaaaaaaaattttatccttaaaaaattgtaaccCGATGGTAAAtggtaaattaaaaaaataaaaaaaattaatcatcacacatatttttacatgttcCACTAatgggtggaaaaaatgaattcgcACGTGTGGTTTATTCTTTGCACAGCTTTTGCCCTTGGAGTGGATCACTCCGTGTGGCATCACTTGGTGTATTTTCTCTTAACGGGGAGACTCCTGGCAGGCCCGGTTCGCGAAAATTCCGCCCTCGCGTAAGGGGGCACCTCAGGGTAAGCAGAATGAGCAACGCGCTTCACTCGCCGTTAAAGTTGACACACTTTCCCGAACGCATGATTACACCCTTCCTCGACATTTGGTGAACCTGCTTCTTAACTCATtcaccttttatttttcaccactTCATTGTGGTTGGTTAGGTCAATACTATGCCTTCTTTTGAAAATTGTTCAGATTcaggtgaaaagaaaaaaaaaaaaaaaaagtcgcaAAAAGTTGGTGCGCATGCTTTTTTCTGGTGTTCACATGTCTGCGCGAGGGCGTGCAAGCATATGGCAGTAAGCATGCAGTGTTATAACGTGGGTGTAAACGCATGGACATACGGACGTATGCGTTGGCGTGTTTACACTTAGGTTGTCCTCGTGCCGGGCCCACAAATGTGCACCTCCGGGTGTGGGAGTAGCCCAGTTTGGGACGATGAAGTGCATGCCGTGTGGAAcgaatatatgcacatacgtATGTGATCCGAGTGCATGCGTAATCATCACCAACGAGTGGGGGAGTGAAGTGGAAACGATCTTTTATAGGGCCAATTTAAAACGCTTAAAGAGCGAATAAAGGATTGGTGTGGGTAAACAACACATTCTTTACAGTTTGCGCTGAAAATGTTTTTTGGGTGTAActataccaaaaaaaaaaaaaaaaaaaaaactcagtAAAATGCAACATTCCATGTACAAACATACCAAAGTGGGGAACATTTCGTAGAAGCGTGTAAAAAGGTGTTTAGCAGGATTTATAAAACAGGTATTCACATAAGCATGTAcattgttcttcctgttcccCTTGAACCACTTAAAAACGTCGTTCAGTACCCGCGTGCAAGACATATGTATTCAGTTTATACGCACATAACACCATTTCGTACGAACAAATGtaattaacttttttatgttccttaCATGTGGACGCATATGTGCAAATGTATGTACTGGGGGGAGGGGCACAAACTTAAGCGTGCATAACGCACTCTCTTTTAGAAGTACTGCCACACAATTCTTCCTATGATTTGCAGGAATGTTTGCAAAATGAAGGGTAAAGCAGAattgcatgaaaaaaaataacacgtTGGCGAAAAATTAGGGTGAACAAATGAGACGTATATGCacgtgtgcatatttatatatacataaacagggacatacataaatgtacaattaaaaaagggacaaaaaatGAGTTCAACATAACAAATAATATCGTAATGCTtacaaaatattattaaaaactaaacattatttaaaaaaaaggaaaggctGGTGATGAAACACCCTTGAAATTGTTTAAATCGTAGGAGATTCTTTCTCCATGTGTGCGTCTACACAAACAACGCAAGCGTGGATGTGTAACATTTTGGAATCCTCAGTTGCCGTTTGTGCCAATTTTTAGATTAACCAAAATGCCGGATCCTTTTATGTCCTTCAAGTATTTGTCGCACAGCGGAACAAATCGGATGctgcaaaaggggaggaaaaaaaaaaaaaattaaaatgtgcaGAAAAATGCAGATGGAAATCATATACGCGTGGGCATATCATCGTAACGGTTATCCGTTATGGTCCACTATTCTGCTTTACCCTTCTCGGAGACATTTAACTGGGAAACAGGCGCAAGCAATGAGCTCGCTTTTTACGGTGTCCTGTAGAGGGGGAttagaaaaagggaaaaaagaaaataaataaaatataatagaaatataaataaaatacattATGACTTCCGCAATGGGGGGGCTCTCCCATTACGCGAACGAATGTATTTTAGCAGTAGACAACAGAGTAGGCATCCCTAACAGCTGCGTCGTAATTATCCTTTTTAACTTACATAAGTTTTCAGCTCAAACACAATGAGGGCCAGTGAAGGGtacattattttcatttggaACATTGATGGCTTCGACCAACTGCAGGGAGGGGGAGCACATCGACGGGGTGTCAACATAGGTAGTGTAAATGTGTGCATCTGCATGCGCCACTACACATAGATGCAGCAATCCGTACGCAACGGAGCCCTACCAATAGTTGAGGTCGTAAAAATTGACCTTGGCGATCTCCGTCTTGAAGTAGTACTTGTTCTCATTGTAGCCATGCACGGATATGGTGACATACAAatagaaaaacaaattgttTGCCTTCTTCAACTCCTCAAAAGTTTGGTAAAAACTTCTATTCTTAGACTTGGATGAATTATTCTTAGTCGAATCTGTATTACCATTATTGGACGTAGTAGTATTGCTGCTGCAACTGTTAAAGCTACTGCTGTGCGAGAGGGAAGAACATAATAGGAAGGATTTATATTCTGATAACATGTCCTCATATTTCTCTTCCACATTCAAGCATTTGCTATGAATATAATTCACGTCGTTGTCATTAtcgttaaattttttcatgaGAAATTCATgacttatattttttttcttcttattgtCATCTGACTGTACATctgagaaaaagaaattttttttttccttttctaatttttgtacttgtttagaatttttcatttttttgttaaatttcTTGTGTGTCTGAATATGTTGTATCATATCCattttgaataattttttttttaatttcttctcttGATATTTATTCTTAATGGAGAATAATAAGTTGATTTGATGCAAAGACAGTATTTGCAGGTCGAGGTGCAAAATGCTgtagtcctttttttcattaaaccGTAAAATTTCTGGCTTTAGGATGTACCCTGAGTgctttcctccattttctAGAAATCTTCCTTTGTTGAGCAGCATGCTCAGCCCATTGTACTGATAATTTAACGCCACAAATTGGATTCCTGCGCTCCAGAAAATGAGTGGATTAAAGTTGGTGGACGCCAGTCTTGTCCCAGAAGGGTACACTCGGGTTAAAGTCTTCTggttatattttattatctCATCTTCATTCTTCTTAATCAACttgataaatttattttcgcTAATCGAGCATATTTCGTTGTATGTCCTATTTTCGCAGAAATTCTGAAACGCGTATCCCTTCAGGCAGGAGTACTCATTTagtatgttattattatttcttgcGTTTTGATTTACCGTTTTTTTATCGCCCTCTTCCGTAGTTCCATTAACGattttttggctagccagAAGGGGGGCACGaccatcatcatcttcttctGTAGGAATGTCATTTGGGGGGGCATTACGCGGGTTAATATCATCATCCCCCCAAGTGGATCTCTTACTGTTaccttttcctcccttttttcttctccaaaGTTTCATGCCTTTTACCACCTGGTGGTTGTCATCCAGCTGGTCGTCCTCCACAGCGTCAGGGTCATGGCACAGACTGCTCATGTAGATATTTCGCTTCTTCCGTTCGTGGATGTACCCCTTCTGGATGCTGTTCTTTATGTAGCTGTcgaattttttctcaatGTCATCATCGTTATGGTGGTTTGAACTTCCCCCGATGCAGCGATTATGGTTTCTctcaaaattattttcatcacTACCATCGCTGTCACCACTTTCGCCGCTTTCATCACGAAGAAGGTTGTGTACGCCCCCCAAGTGGCCATCctgttcctcctcatcgtcttCCCCAACGATGTCGGAAATGTACCCCAACTCATCATACATGACGCTCTGCAGACCTTCAAAGATGAAGTAGAACCCCGAGTTCTCATTATTCCCAAAGTGTTTATATTTTACCAAAAATCGGTTCTTACAATTATGCGGcgttatattattaatttcgTCTCTACTTTTTGGAATGTATAGCTGCTTCCCTAAAATGCATATCAATATTTTAGCtattaaatttttgtgtttatttttgcaGTGAATCTCTAACGACAGGATGATGGGGTAGGGGGAGGTTGTAAATCCGAAGAGCTTACACGCAATGAGGGTGTCACAGAAAAGGATGGAAGAGGTTAATTTGTATCCATAGAAGCCATGATAAACAACGatgtttttattaaaatagtAACAATCGAATTCGACACATCTACATCCATCTATGAGGATGTAAATATATTGTTCGATATTGCTTGAGCTGAagatttgttttcttccaaGGTAGGTGTTGTGACTGCTATTAATCCAGTAGTTACAAAGGGGTAAATTCATATTTTGGTAAACTTTAGAATACTCTGGACACATTATGCTATTTTCCTTTGAGAGAAGAAAGTAGACCAACCCGATCTGTGTCAAGTAATGCTTCTCCTCATTAATCATAACAAATGGGATGTTGTATTTCTTTATCGTGTTTAGCAGTTTATATATTGCTTTGGCTCTAATGTAGTAGGACTCGTTTTGCTCACTTCGTTGGTGTTCCTGTGGGAGGGTGCACTTTCCTCCATGGTGATTACTAACTTTGGCGTTGCCTGCACTATCACTGTTGTGACCGCTATGATAGGTGCGCCTATTCTTTGCACTGTCCCACCTTTTGTTTGCACTTAAGCTATCGCTTTGGTATCCCACGCCGGTTGAGTAACCGTTCCGATTTCCGcctgttttcccctttgcggTGCCCAACCCTAACTTTTCTCTCAGTATATTTAACACGGTGGTGTAGTCTTCATCCTGGCACATCCAATTTTCCGGCAGGAGAAGTGCATTTGGTAAAGTGTCCACCCCGAAGTGGAAGTCATTTTGATTAACCCCCTccttattcatattttttataatggtTCCTCCCCACTGATAGTTGCCAAAATTGTTCTTCACAGAATTGGACGGGATGATGTCTTCTCTTGATTTGTGCTTACCAACCGAATTGCCTTCTCCGCAGGGGTTATTTTCAcattgttgctccttcctcaGGTGGGTTCCTTTAGAGttattttctgcatttttggTACCACTCCTTTGTGTAGGATCCCTTGCAAGGGGTACTCCTCCTTCTGTGTCGCCTCTTCCATTAAATTGCCCAACCGAGGTGGAAATAACAGCGCTCGATGACAAGGTTTGTAGTCCGTTCTTTCCGCGCATCCCCTCGTGAACGAAAAATTCATGATCCACTTGACGCGCCGTGAAGATTCTCTCCTCACATTTCCCCTCACACTGCACATCAATCAAAAATTCGATAAAGTTCCTGTTGTCTATACAGCTGGAGTTCTTCCCCTTATACATATCAAAGTACGTGGTAATAtgtttatttgaaaaaatatgttccaaAATTTTAGTAAAACCTACGTAGTTAACAgtacctttatttttatatatggaaaaataatgatACAGAATTTTCATGTTCAAATAAATGTTCAGGCTTCTGAGAATGATATACAGCTGGGATAGGGTCAATGCATTGATATCCTTCAGGCCAGAAATGATGTAATTATCGTATAGTTTGTTTCCTTCACATATGAAAGACTTCATTCTCTTTTTACCTGACCCTTTGTTAATAAACTTGTACTGATAATACATCAAGCCAAAGAGCCACATCTTCCACCTCTGTATATCGAGGAAAGTAATTCTCAAGTTCCTTTGGGCACTTATAATTTCAAtagataaatttttttcttcttctttttttttaaaaaaggaagattctGATCCATCcaatatttttatgatatcccatatgtacaaaattgggttttt encodes the following:
- a CDS encoding Phosphoinositide phospholipase C; amino-acid sequence: MTISESIPLDACNEEIQKDDDEIGLLSESAGEDKNEDSDWVKRHDRGEGATPRKKEKDCSKKNADGIDSKLGFDIKNVLTHAYLPVCIEKMKEGEYVYKWNSSNIFQKKTLKFFYLDENKNPILYIWDIIKILDGSESSFFKKKEEEKNLSIEIISAQRNLRITFLDIQRWKMWLFGLMYYQYKFINKGSGKKRMKSFICEGNKLYDNYIISGLKDINALTLSQLYIILRSLNIYLNMKILYHYFSIYKNKGTVNYVGFTKILEHIFSNKHITTYFDMYKGKNSSCIDNRNFIEFLIDVQCEGKCEERIFTARQVDHEFFVHEGMRGKNGLQTLSSSAVISTSVGQFNGRGDTEGGVPLARDPTQRSGTKNAENNSKGTHLRKEQQCENNPCGEGNSVGKHKSREDIIPSNSVKNNFGNYQWGGTIIKNMNKEGVNQNDFHFGVDTLPNALLLPENWMCQDEDYTTVLNILREKLGLGTAKGKTGGNRNGYSTGVGYQSDSLSANKRWDSAKNRRTYHSGHNSDSAGNAKVSNHHGGKCTLPQEHQRSEQNESYYIRAKAIYKLLNTIKKYNIPFVMINEEKHYLTQIGLVYFLLSKENSIMCPEYSKVYQNMNLPLCNYWINSSHNTYLGRKQIFSSSNIEQYIYILIDGCRCVEFDCYYFNKNIVVYHGFYGYKLTSSILFCDTLIACKLFGFTTSPYPIILSLEIHCKNKHKNLIAKILICILGKQLYIPKSRDEINNITPHNCKNRFLVKYKHFGNNENSGFYFIFEGLQSVMYDELGYISDIVGEDDEEEQDGHLGGVHNLLRDESGESGDSDGSDENNFERNHNRCIGGSSNHHNDDDIEKKFDSYIKNSIQKGYIHERKKRNIYMSSLCHDPDAVEDDQLDDNHQVVKGMKLWRRKKGGKGNSKRSTWGDDDINPRNAPPNDIPTEEDDDGRAPLLASQKIVNGTTEEGDKKTVNQNARNNNNILNEYSCLKGYAFQNFCENRTYNEICSISENKFIKLIKKNEDEIIKYNQKTLTRVYPSGTRLASTNFNPLIFWSAGIQFVALNYQYNGLSMLLNKGRFLENGGKHSGYILKPEILRFNEKKDYSILHLDLQILSLHQINLLFSIKNKYQEKKLKKKLFKMDMIQHIQTHKKFNKKMKNSKQVQKLEKEKKNFFFSDVQSDDNKKKKNISHEFLMKKFNDNDNDVNYIHSKCLNVEEKYEDMLSEYKSFLLCSSLSHSSSFNSCSSNTTTSNNGNTDSTKNNSSKSKNRSFYQTFEELKKANNLFFYLYVTISVHGYNENKYYFKTEIAKVNFYDLNYCWSKPSMFQMKIMYPSLALIVFELKTYDTVKSELIACACFPVKCLREGIRFVPLCDKYLKDIKGSGILVNLKIGTNGN